Proteins found in one Brevibacillus brevis genomic segment:
- a CDS encoding ABC transporter permease, whose translation MNFMESFNTAVEGIWANKMRSILTMLGIIIGITSVIVVTALGEGGQKAINEEMEKFGQNTFSVFINWETKEEIAAEDMTVEDTEVLGRISPAIEYIVPSNSSTIDLKGPKKEERVNLTASTADYFSMQSTLKVAKGRLFNEVDDKEQRAVIVLEEPLAQKLFGQMSPIGQRVRWGNQSLVVIGTYTEEKFKFDMATSYGAIIPIRYEMSLQEEPSVQMIMGKAIDKASVDPAMQQVKQYLGRKHQKEDHYRVRSMQESMDQFNQMTGTLTLIFSIIAGISLVVGGVGVMNIMLVSVTERTREIGIRKALGARRRDILIQFLIESVIVCLIGGLIGVLFGLGIASIIAYFAQLPPLMSWNSVFIAFGFSSAIGIFFGLYPANKAAKLDPIEALRYE comes from the coding sequence ATGAATTTTATGGAAAGCTTTAACACCGCCGTGGAGGGTATTTGGGCGAACAAAATGCGCTCGATCTTGACCATGCTCGGGATCATCATCGGGATTACCTCCGTCATTGTCGTCACGGCACTCGGTGAAGGTGGACAGAAAGCCATCAATGAAGAGATGGAAAAGTTCGGGCAAAACACGTTTAGCGTCTTCATCAATTGGGAGACAAAAGAAGAGATAGCCGCAGAAGATATGACCGTGGAAGATACCGAGGTGCTCGGCAGGATTAGTCCTGCCATCGAATACATCGTGCCTTCCAACTCCAGTACGATTGATTTGAAGGGGCCGAAAAAAGAAGAGCGCGTCAACCTCACTGCCTCCACTGCTGACTATTTTTCGATGCAATCAACCTTGAAGGTGGCAAAAGGACGACTTTTCAACGAGGTAGATGACAAAGAGCAACGCGCTGTCATCGTTCTTGAGGAACCTCTTGCTCAAAAGCTGTTCGGTCAAATGAGCCCGATTGGTCAGCGAGTTCGCTGGGGCAATCAATCTCTCGTCGTAATCGGAACGTATACGGAAGAGAAGTTCAAGTTTGACATGGCAACGAGCTATGGAGCGATTATTCCCATCCGTTACGAAATGAGCCTGCAGGAAGAGCCTTCTGTTCAAATGATCATGGGAAAAGCGATCGACAAAGCCTCTGTCGACCCAGCCATGCAGCAGGTCAAACAGTATTTAGGCCGCAAGCATCAAAAGGAAGACCATTACAGGGTTCGCAGCATGCAAGAATCGATGGATCAGTTTAATCAAATGACGGGCACCTTAACGCTGATCTTCAGTATCATTGCAGGAATCTCCCTCGTGGTTGGCGGTGTCGGCGTTATGAACATCATGCTCGTATCCGTGACAGAGCGTACTCGCGAAATCGGGATTCGCAAAGCCTTAGGGGCACGCAGACGAGATATTTTGATTCAGTTTTTGATTGAATCGGTCATCGTCTGCTTGATCGGTGGATTGATCGGGGTGTTGTTCGGCCTTGGTATCGCTTCGATCATTGCCTATTTTGCACAGTTGCCGCCGCTAATGTCCTGGAACAGCGTATTTATCGCATTCGGCTTCTCCAGTGCCATTGGTATATTCTTCGGCCTCTATCCGGCCAACAAGGCAGCCAAGCTCGATCCAATCGAAGCACTGCGCTACGAATAA
- a CDS encoding DUF3905 domain-containing protein has product MDNEKQKNDQTKDISLDGTLPHQISAPDFKNSSRTIQKPFVNEFGVVIGDSLYESKESPLHNWSTETDPSVMAGDRWVHPTNDIGWNSIENRELLEDQEEPDRARFMHPTLDVSKGKD; this is encoded by the coding sequence ATGGATAACGAGAAGCAGAAGAACGATCAGACGAAGGATATTTCCCTCGATGGGACGCTGCCGCATCAAATCAGTGCTCCTGACTTCAAAAACTCGTCCCGTACGATTCAAAAGCCATTCGTCAATGAGTTCGGAGTCGTCATCGGTGACAGCTTGTACGAGTCCAAGGAATCTCCCTTACACAACTGGAGCACAGAAACCGATCCCTCCGTCATGGCAGGGGACCGGTGGGTACATCCGACCAATGACATTGGCTGGAACTCGATAGAAAACCGTGAGCTCCTTGAGGATCAAGAAGAACCAGATAGAGCGCGCTTTATGCACCCTACCCTCGATGTGAGCAAAGGCAAGGACTAA
- a CDS encoding efflux RND transporter periplasmic adaptor subunit, which translates to MKKRWWIIGSVVVLLGIGGVAFSMMGSQQAMGMPVNIGAPTKSALESKVLTSGLVTVEDKLKQYANVTGTLREFVLKEGDKVKKGQVIAKIDTSDVDSKILELEAQMELAKANLAKAQIGNEPEEVAQDQERVSQAQREYDAAKREYDRMNQLFTSGASTQQELDKVKSQMDSALSTLNVAKQQLALKQKGPRKEDIAAQQAQINKLNVEKAQLNKERVQSVVVAPMDGTVVGVAADNGQYVNKGTEILTLANLNNLLIEADINESDVNKLKIGQSATIEGVTLGKKKLNAEVTRISPTATTTATKSGQGEKTRVKVTLKPSGDLSALKPGFHVDINISVEKIDNALQVPIEAVQQDADGSTFVWVSANGVAKKQKVETGMENELFTHVKSGLNGDEQVILGPVESLTEGAPVMPMSGGGAPMGM; encoded by the coding sequence ATGAAAAAACGATGGTGGATCATCGGTTCCGTCGTAGTCCTCCTGGGCATCGGGGGCGTTGCTTTTTCCATGATGGGATCGCAACAAGCTATGGGAATGCCTGTCAACATCGGCGCACCAACGAAATCGGCTTTGGAAAGCAAGGTTTTGACATCAGGGCTCGTCACCGTAGAAGACAAGCTTAAACAGTACGCCAACGTCACCGGAACCTTACGAGAGTTTGTTCTCAAGGAAGGCGATAAGGTGAAAAAGGGGCAAGTGATTGCGAAAATCGACACATCCGATGTCGATAGCAAAATTCTCGAGCTGGAAGCGCAAATGGAGTTGGCCAAAGCCAACCTCGCCAAGGCACAAATCGGCAACGAGCCGGAAGAAGTCGCACAAGACCAAGAACGTGTCTCCCAAGCCCAGCGCGAATACGACGCGGCAAAGCGAGAATATGATCGGATGAATCAATTATTCACTTCTGGCGCTTCTACCCAGCAAGAGCTGGACAAGGTGAAATCACAAATGGATAGCGCTCTATCTACGCTGAATGTCGCCAAGCAACAGCTCGCTCTCAAGCAAAAGGGACCACGCAAGGAAGACATTGCCGCTCAGCAAGCCCAAATCAACAAGCTGAACGTAGAAAAAGCACAGCTGAATAAAGAACGTGTCCAAAGCGTCGTTGTAGCACCTATGGATGGAACCGTCGTTGGCGTTGCAGCGGATAACGGTCAATACGTCAACAAGGGAACGGAAATCTTGACCCTTGCCAATCTGAACAATCTGTTGATTGAAGCAGATATCAACGAATCCGATGTCAACAAGCTCAAAATCGGTCAATCTGCCACGATTGAAGGCGTGACACTCGGAAAGAAAAAGCTGAATGCGGAAGTTACTCGCATCTCTCCAACCGCGACCACTACTGCCACCAAGTCGGGGCAAGGTGAAAAAACACGCGTCAAAGTCACCCTCAAGCCATCTGGAGATCTCTCTGCTTTGAAGCCTGGCTTCCATGTGGACATCAACATCTCCGTCGAAAAAATCGATAATGCCTTGCAAGTCCCAATCGAAGCTGTACAGCAAGATGCTGACGGCAGCACCTTTGTCTGGGTATCTGCTAATGGTGTTGCGAAAAAGCAGAAGGTCGAAACCGGTATGGAAAATGAGTTGTTCACTCACGTCAAGTCCGGACTGAACGGTGATGAGCAAGTGATTCTAGGCCCTGTCGAATCCCTGACTGAAGGAGCACCAGTCATGCCGATGAGTGGCGGCGGCGCACCAATGGGCATGTAA
- the sspK gene encoding small acid-soluble spore protein K has protein sequence MVRNKEKDFGKTAEIRGPKAQSEAVRSDGSINSEPQERLKENR, from the coding sequence ATGGTTCGCAACAAAGAAAAAGATTTTGGAAAAACCGCTGAAATTCGAGGACCCAAAGCCCAATCCGAGGCTGTCCGCTCTGACGGCTCCATTAATAGTGAACCACAAGAAAGGCTAAAAGAAAACCGCTAA
- a CDS encoding ABC transporter ATP-binding protein, with product MLHVEGLTKAYKTGDTVLPILKGVSLLVEQGEFVAIMGPSGSGKSTFMNMLGCLDRPDSGSYMLDGIEVSSLKDTELAVVRNQKIGFVFQSFNLLARSTSLHNVELPMMYANVSRSERRKRATEALKRVGLAERMDHKPTQLSGGQKQRVAIARALVNKPAILLADEPTGNLDSRSGVEIMAMFQELHAQGVTIILVTHELDIAQHAERIVTFKDGVIIRDEKVTERIFSKPSDEVIVT from the coding sequence ATGCTTCATGTAGAAGGCTTGACGAAAGCATACAAGACGGGTGATACCGTACTGCCCATCTTAAAAGGTGTCTCCCTGCTGGTGGAACAAGGCGAATTCGTTGCCATCATGGGGCCATCAGGATCAGGGAAATCGACGTTCATGAACATGCTGGGCTGTCTGGATCGTCCAGATTCAGGTTCGTACATGTTAGATGGCATTGAGGTCAGCAGCCTGAAAGATACCGAGCTCGCCGTTGTTCGCAACCAAAAGATCGGCTTTGTATTCCAATCTTTTAATCTGCTCGCCCGCTCTACCTCCTTGCACAATGTAGAGCTGCCGATGATGTACGCCAATGTCAGTCGCTCAGAACGGCGCAAACGGGCTACAGAAGCACTCAAGCGAGTGGGACTTGCTGAACGTATGGATCATAAGCCAACCCAACTATCCGGTGGTCAAAAACAGCGTGTGGCGATTGCCAGAGCACTGGTCAATAAACCAGCGATCCTGCTGGCAGACGAACCGACGGGAAATCTGGACAGCCGCTCCGGGGTCGAAATCATGGCCATGTTTCAGGAGTTGCATGCGCAGGGCGTTACGATCATTCTCGTTACCCACGAATTGGATATCGCCCAGCACGCTGAGCGGATTGTGACTTTCAAGGATGGCGTGATCATTCGCGATGAAAAGGTTACGGAGCGGATATTCTCCAAGCCGTCTGACGAGGTGATTGTCACATGA
- a CDS encoding DUF3886 domain-containing protein has protein sequence MAKKQRKPQQRQAVTTTTADAKSGLNSLKDMLNADALGALKQLEKDMKTEGERKEKEAAEQKRREQEERERNKSFAELLDDYEKKSGGKYS, from the coding sequence ATGGCGAAAAAACAACGAAAACCACAACAGCGTCAAGCAGTGACAACAACTACGGCAGACGCGAAAAGCGGATTGAACAGTTTGAAAGATATGCTGAATGCAGATGCGCTCGGAGCACTCAAGCAGCTTGAAAAAGACATGAAGACAGAAGGCGAGCGCAAAGAAAAGGAAGCAGCCGAACAAAAGCGCCGGGAGCAGGAAGAACGCGAGCGCAACAAGAGCTTTGCTGAGCTTTTGGACGATTACGAGAAAAAAAGCGGAGGCAAGTACAGCTAA